A window of Clavibacter michiganensis contains these coding sequences:
- a CDS encoding ABC transporter ATP-binding protein has product MIEFHHVRKQYPDGTLAIEDFSLVVPSQTTTVLVGSSGCGKTTLMRMINRMVEPTSGRIEIDGTDIATQDAVRLRRSIGYVMQNSGLLPHRKVVDNIATVPRLTGVDKRTAREGALKLMDTVGLDRSMADRYPSQLSGGQQQRVGVARGLAVDPNILLMDEPFGAVDPLVRDDLQQELIRLRTQLDKTVVFVTHDIDEAFLLGDQVVILEKGGRIAQQGTPQEILSNPANDFVRDFVGADKGKRALHVEDTGTGQVLVDRDGRLVGVLDDEGRAAARSASAPTEAGAAHAPGAPAQGAGPA; this is encoded by the coding sequence ATGATCGAGTTCCACCACGTCCGCAAGCAGTACCCGGACGGCACGCTCGCGATCGAGGACTTCAGCCTCGTCGTCCCCTCGCAGACCACGACGGTCCTCGTCGGATCCTCGGGCTGCGGCAAGACGACCCTCATGCGCATGATCAACCGGATGGTCGAGCCCACCTCGGGCCGCATCGAGATCGACGGCACCGACATCGCCACCCAGGACGCCGTGAGGCTCCGCCGCAGCATCGGCTACGTGATGCAGAACTCCGGCCTCCTCCCGCACCGCAAGGTCGTCGACAACATCGCGACCGTGCCGCGCCTCACCGGCGTGGACAAGCGCACGGCCCGCGAGGGCGCGCTGAAGCTCATGGACACCGTGGGCCTCGACCGCTCGATGGCGGACCGCTACCCGTCGCAGCTCTCCGGCGGGCAGCAGCAGCGCGTCGGCGTCGCCCGCGGCCTCGCGGTGGACCCGAACATCCTGCTCATGGACGAGCCCTTCGGCGCCGTCGACCCCCTCGTGCGCGACGACCTCCAGCAGGAGCTCATCCGCCTGCGCACCCAGCTCGACAAGACCGTCGTCTTCGTGACGCACGACATCGACGAGGCGTTCCTGCTCGGCGACCAGGTCGTGATCCTCGAGAAGGGCGGCCGCATCGCCCAGCAGGGCACGCCGCAGGAGATCCTGTCGAACCCGGCGAACGACTTCGTCCGCGACTTCGTGGGCGCCGACAAGGGCAAGCGCGCGCTGCACGTCGAGGACACCGGCACGGGACAGGTGCTCGTCGACCGAGACGGCCGGCTCGTGGGCGTGCTCGACGACGAGGGCCGCGCCGCCGCCCGATCCGCATCCGCTCCGACCGAGGCGGGGGCCGCGCACGCCCCCGGTGCTCCGGCGCAGGGTGCGGGACCCGCGTGA
- a CDS encoding ABC transporter permease, whose product MNWVIANIQTVLDLAVAHIALAAPPIVIGLLLSLPLGWLANRYTRARGLLLTAGGLLYTIPSIALILVVPGLIGTSLLDPRNIVIALTVYAVALMVRITTDALASVPGDVKQSATAMGYAGWARFWRVELPLAGPVLLAGLRVVSVSTVSMVTVGSLIGVQSLGTMILSGYRRSFFTEIFTGVVGILVIALVFDLILVLLGRALMPWSRSTSSRARRRSSTAASPIAVTGGLS is encoded by the coding sequence GTGAACTGGGTCATCGCCAACATCCAGACGGTGCTCGACCTGGCCGTCGCGCACATCGCGCTGGCCGCGCCGCCCATCGTCATCGGGCTGCTCCTGTCCCTCCCGCTGGGCTGGCTCGCCAACCGCTACACGCGTGCCCGTGGCCTCCTGCTCACGGCGGGCGGGCTGCTCTACACGATCCCGTCCATCGCGCTGATCCTCGTGGTGCCCGGGCTCATCGGCACGTCGCTGCTGGACCCCCGCAACATCGTCATCGCGCTGACCGTCTACGCCGTGGCGCTCATGGTCCGCATCACCACGGACGCGCTCGCCTCGGTGCCGGGGGACGTGAAGCAGTCGGCCACCGCCATGGGCTACGCTGGCTGGGCACGGTTCTGGCGCGTGGAGCTCCCGCTGGCCGGGCCCGTGCTGCTGGCGGGCCTGCGCGTGGTCTCCGTGAGCACGGTGAGCATGGTGACGGTCGGTTCGCTCATCGGCGTGCAGAGCCTGGGCACCATGATCCTCAGCGGCTACCGCAGGTCCTTCTTCACCGAGATCTTCACCGGCGTAGTCGGCATCCTCGTCATCGCCCTGGTGTTCGACCTGATCCTCGTGCTCCTCGGCCGCGCCCTCATGCCCTGGTCGCGCTCGACGTCATCCCGTGCGCGTCGACGCAGCTCCACGGCGGCGTCCCCGATCGCCGTGACCGGAGGCCTGTCGTGA
- a CDS encoding ABC transporter permease produces MNLFAEAFALIFDASRWSGSTGTGVRLVEHISYTFLAIFLAALVAVPAGLYIGHTGRGRTIAVSLSGGFRALPTLGVLVIFGLVFGIGLTGPMITFAILGIPPLLAGVYAGLQAVDRATVDAARAVGMTEWQILGKVEIPLALPLIISGFRAATLQVISTVTLGAYLGLGGLGPDIFTGLTTRNYPLMVSASILVTVLALVVDGVLAIVQRLVVPRGVVAAAGRPSDSVRASSRPAVSTTS; encoded by the coding sequence GTGAACCTGTTCGCGGAGGCGTTCGCCCTCATCTTCGACGCGAGCCGCTGGAGCGGGTCGACCGGGACGGGCGTCCGGCTGGTGGAGCACATCTCCTATACGTTCCTCGCCATCTTCCTGGCCGCGCTCGTCGCGGTCCCCGCCGGGCTCTACATCGGCCACACCGGGCGCGGTCGCACCATCGCGGTCTCCCTCTCGGGCGGGTTCCGTGCCCTCCCCACGCTCGGGGTCCTCGTGATCTTCGGGCTGGTGTTCGGCATCGGTCTCACCGGCCCGATGATCACCTTCGCGATCCTCGGCATCCCGCCGCTGCTCGCCGGCGTCTACGCCGGACTCCAGGCCGTCGACCGCGCGACCGTCGACGCCGCTCGCGCCGTCGGCATGACGGAGTGGCAGATCCTCGGGAAGGTCGAGATCCCGCTCGCCCTGCCGCTCATCATCAGCGGCTTCCGGGCCGCCACCCTCCAGGTCATCAGCACCGTGACGCTGGGCGCCTACCTCGGACTCGGCGGCCTCGGGCCCGACATCTTCACCGGCCTCACCACGCGCAACTACCCGCTCATGGTGTCCGCCTCCATCCTCGTCACCGTCCTCGCGCTGGTCGTGGACGGCGTGCTCGCGATCGTCCAGCGCCTCGTCGTCCCCCGGGGCGTCGTCGCCGCGGCGGGCCGCCCCTCCGACTCCGTCCGTGCCTCGTCGAGGCCGGCGGTCAGCACCACCTCCTGA
- a CDS encoding ABC transporter substrate-binding protein: MSLSISRRVLLGTVAVGTAMALAGCASGDPTDPTGGQSASAAPTDTISVGSAAFGENVILAEVYAQALEANDVKVTRNLQIGEREVYLKALEEGSIDLIPEYTGNLLAAYDADSTATSSDDVYAALGDALPDGFEVLDESPAEDKDSYNVTKEYSETNGVTSLSDLKGKTVRVGGGAVLGEREYGIPGLTGTYGVDASLVTIEDQGGPNTVKALLDGQVDMANIYSTTPSILDNGFVTLEDPENLIKAQNVVPLVNTAKMNPDVTAILDKVSAALTTEDLTEMNRRNQGDEKAEPKAIAADWLKEKALF; encoded by the coding sequence ATGTCCCTCAGCATCTCCCGCCGGGTCCTCCTCGGCACCGTCGCGGTCGGCACCGCGATGGCCCTCGCCGGCTGCGCGTCCGGCGACCCCACCGACCCCACCGGCGGCCAGTCGGCCTCGGCCGCCCCCACCGACACCATCTCCGTCGGTTCGGCCGCGTTCGGCGAGAACGTCATCCTCGCCGAGGTCTACGCGCAGGCCCTCGAGGCCAACGACGTGAAGGTCACGCGCAACCTGCAGATCGGCGAGCGCGAGGTCTACCTCAAGGCGCTCGAGGAGGGGTCCATCGACCTCATCCCCGAGTACACGGGCAACCTGCTCGCCGCGTACGACGCCGACTCGACCGCCACCTCCAGCGACGACGTGTACGCCGCTCTCGGCGACGCGCTGCCGGACGGCTTCGAGGTGCTCGACGAGTCGCCCGCCGAGGACAAGGACTCGTACAACGTCACGAAGGAGTACTCGGAGACCAACGGCGTCACGAGCCTCTCCGACCTCAAGGGCAAGACGGTCCGCGTCGGCGGCGGCGCGGTGCTGGGCGAGCGCGAGTACGGGATCCCCGGCCTCACGGGCACGTACGGCGTCGACGCGAGCCTCGTCACCATCGAGGACCAGGGCGGCCCCAACACCGTCAAGGCGCTGCTCGACGGCCAGGTCGACATGGCGAACATCTACTCGACCACGCCGTCGATCCTCGACAACGGGTTCGTCACGCTCGAGGACCCCGAGAACCTCATCAAGGCGCAGAACGTCGTGCCGCTCGTGAACACCGCGAAGATGAACCCGGACGTCACGGCGATCCTCGACAAGGTGTCGGCCGCGCTGACCACCGAGGACCTCACCGAGATGAACCGCCGCAACCAGGGCGACGAGAAGGCCGAGCCGAAGGCGATCGCCGCCGACTGGCTCAAGGAGAAGGCCCTCTTCTAG
- a CDS encoding DUF3618 domain-containing protein, producing MAKKKSPTGEVSVLGAVTTVAREVRKHKTVAESAPHGEGANIPPAPKRSPEELKRDIRAGRDELARTVRELETALDVPARASELKADASARARAIRDDVTTRVRTTGRDVARRTRAFTKKDPAVAASIGAGAVAVVLAVGAAVVSGGRR from the coding sequence ATGGCCAAGAAGAAGTCCCCGACCGGAGAGGTCAGCGTCCTCGGCGCGGTGACCACGGTCGCCCGCGAGGTCCGGAAGCACAAGACGGTCGCCGAGTCGGCGCCGCACGGCGAAGGCGCGAACATCCCGCCCGCCCCCAAGCGCAGCCCCGAGGAGCTGAAGCGGGACATCCGCGCCGGTCGCGACGAGCTCGCGCGCACCGTCCGCGAGCTCGAGACGGCGCTCGACGTCCCGGCCCGCGCCTCCGAGCTGAAGGCCGACGCCTCGGCTCGCGCCCGCGCCATCCGCGACGACGTCACGACGCGCGTCCGCACGACCGGCCGCGACGTCGCGCGCCGCACGCGCGCGTTCACGAAGAAGGACCCGGCCGTCGCCGCGTCGATCGGCGCGGGCGCCGTCGCCGTCGTGCTCGCGGTCGGCGCCGCCGTCGTCTCCGGCGGCCGACGCTGA
- a CDS encoding type III polyketide synthase, which produces MIASIRSIATALPPTVLAQDGVRDLFGSQPELGRLGTRLVSAAFNASGIRTRHTVIRELGTAPGMAGADASVDDDDAEPVFYDRERGRILTPGTGARNDAYIREAPALLLGAARQAVEEAEGIETSDVTHVVTVSCTGFYAPGPDYQVVRGLGLGASTQRFHLGFMGCYGAFPALRMAAQFCAADPGAVVLVVCVELCSLHLHSSDDADTIVASSVFGDGAAAAVVTARPAPTGSTVLDLDAFETVLTPVGEDDMAWTIGDQGFDMVLSSYVPRIIDEHISGALAPLWAQLPALEGVAPAEIEDWAIHPGGRSILDRVEGRLGLAPAQLEASRSTLAEVGNMSSATVLFVLRRILHRAPPADVPGRPDAAHSAPAQVSGPGAGRVCAMAFGPGLTVETALMTRRTA; this is translated from the coding sequence CTGATCGCCTCCATCCGCTCGATCGCCACGGCCCTGCCGCCGACCGTCCTCGCGCAGGACGGCGTGCGTGACCTCTTCGGCAGCCAGCCCGAGCTCGGGCGGCTCGGGACCCGGCTCGTGTCCGCGGCCTTCAATGCGTCGGGGATCCGCACGCGGCACACGGTGATCCGCGAGCTCGGCACGGCGCCGGGCATGGCGGGCGCCGACGCATCCGTCGACGACGACGACGCCGAGCCTGTCTTCTACGACCGGGAGCGCGGGCGGATCCTCACGCCGGGCACCGGCGCGCGGAACGACGCGTACATCCGCGAGGCCCCCGCGCTGCTGCTCGGGGCAGCGCGCCAGGCGGTCGAGGAGGCCGAGGGCATCGAGACCTCCGACGTGACGCACGTCGTCACCGTCTCCTGCACGGGCTTCTACGCGCCCGGACCCGACTACCAGGTCGTGCGCGGTCTCGGCCTCGGCGCGTCGACCCAGCGGTTCCACCTCGGCTTCATGGGCTGCTACGGCGCGTTCCCGGCGCTGCGCATGGCCGCGCAGTTCTGCGCCGCCGACCCTGGCGCGGTCGTCCTCGTCGTGTGCGTCGAGCTCTGCTCGCTGCACCTGCACTCGTCGGACGACGCGGACACGATCGTGGCGTCGTCCGTCTTCGGGGACGGCGCGGCGGCCGCCGTGGTCACCGCGCGACCGGCCCCGACCGGATCCACCGTGCTCGACCTCGACGCGTTCGAGACCGTCCTCACGCCCGTGGGCGAGGACGACATGGCGTGGACCATCGGCGACCAGGGCTTCGACATGGTCCTGTCGAGCTACGTGCCGAGGATCATCGACGAGCACATCTCGGGCGCGCTCGCGCCGCTGTGGGCGCAGCTCCCGGCCCTCGAGGGCGTCGCCCCCGCGGAGATCGAGGACTGGGCCATCCACCCGGGCGGCCGCAGCATCCTCGACCGCGTCGAGGGCCGGCTCGGGCTCGCGCCCGCACAGCTCGAGGCCTCGCGCTCGACGCTCGCGGAGGTCGGCAACATGTCGAGCGCGACGGTGCTCTTCGTGCTCCGGCGGATCCTGCACCGGGCGCCTCCCGCCGACGTGCCCGGCCGGCCGGACGCCGCGCATTCCGCGCCTGCCCAGGTGAGCGGGCCCGGCGCGGGACGCGTGTGCGCCATGGCGTTCGGCCCCGGCCTCACCGTCGAGACGGCGCTCATGACGCGCCGGACCGCCTGA
- a CDS encoding class I SAM-dependent methyltransferase: MDLSRRETGLTELMDDPDCDPVALDRTYARFGIVNRVVAGWRGVYRSRIRPLLSAERETTLLDIGSGGGDVPLALARWARRDGLRLRVTGIDPDPRAAAFAGARPRDPDVAFLASSSGDLVAAGRRFDLVTSNHVLHHLDDAAFDALLADSAALAPRAIHGDIARGRLAYALYGPASRLVARGSFVHVDGLRSIRRSWTPVELALRVPAGWRVEGAVPFRVLVVRDPATGHADPVERPGR; this comes from the coding sequence ATGGACCTCTCGCGGCGCGAGACCGGGCTCACCGAGCTCATGGACGACCCGGACTGCGACCCCGTCGCGCTCGACCGCACCTACGCGCGGTTCGGCATCGTCAACCGTGTCGTCGCAGGATGGCGCGGCGTCTACCGGTCCCGGATCCGCCCGCTCCTGTCCGCGGAGCGGGAGACGACGCTCCTCGACATCGGCTCCGGAGGCGGCGACGTGCCGCTCGCCCTCGCGCGGTGGGCCCGACGCGACGGGCTGCGGCTGCGCGTGACGGGGATCGACCCGGATCCGCGCGCCGCCGCCTTCGCGGGCGCCCGGCCCCGCGACCCCGACGTCGCGTTCCTCGCGTCGTCGAGCGGGGACCTCGTCGCCGCGGGCCGCCGCTTCGACCTCGTGACGAGCAACCACGTGCTCCACCACCTCGACGACGCCGCGTTCGACGCGCTCCTGGCGGACTCCGCGGCGCTCGCCCCGCGCGCGATCCACGGCGACATCGCGCGCGGTCGCCTGGCCTACGCCCTCTACGGGCCGGCCTCCCGGCTCGTCGCGCGCGGCTCCTTCGTGCACGTCGACGGGCTCCGGTCGATCCGTCGCAGCTGGACGCCCGTCGAGCTCGCGCTCCGGGTGCCCGCCGGCTGGCGGGTCGAGGGCGCCGTGCCGTTCCGCGTGCTCGTCGTCCGCGACCCGGCCACGGGCCACGCGGACCCCGTCGAGCGCCCGGGCCGATGA
- a CDS encoding FAD-dependent oxidoreductase produces MTRVDALVVGGGPVGIHLAALLAHAGLDVRVWEARTAPALLSRAIGIHAPSLDAFDRLGVADEMVAEAVLVRTGIAMGPRGELGRVSFAGVSATHPYVAALPQWRTEAILAARLAGLAPDALRRGVTLTGLDADPVGMPDGVVRATGRDAHGAPVEVTASLVVGADGTRGRVRGLLGIGIDERPLPDRFLMGDAPDRTDGGDDAVVTLHPDGVVESFPLPGGLRRFVVGLRAGEDEGHQASLLARAVRQRTGHVVSASELDPVSGFGVRRRLARRMVAGRGVLIGDAAHEISPIGGQGMNLGWLDADALAPILVDAVLARRGVPDPVRLARWERDRLSSARRAAVQSEINTALGRPVRGLTRLVRDAGLRAVLASPAAAGLASVYAMGRDTGARVR; encoded by the coding sequence ATGACCCGCGTCGACGCGCTGGTCGTGGGCGGCGGGCCCGTGGGGATCCACCTCGCGGCGCTCCTCGCGCACGCGGGCCTGGACGTGCGGGTGTGGGAGGCGCGGACGGCGCCGGCCCTGCTGTCGCGCGCGATCGGGATCCACGCGCCATCCCTCGACGCGTTCGACCGCCTGGGGGTGGCGGACGAGATGGTCGCCGAGGCGGTCCTCGTCCGGACGGGCATCGCGATGGGTCCCCGCGGGGAGCTCGGGCGGGTCTCATTCGCCGGGGTCTCGGCCACGCACCCGTACGTCGCGGCCCTGCCGCAGTGGCGCACGGAGGCGATCCTCGCGGCGCGGCTGGCCGGCCTCGCACCCGACGCCCTCCGCCGCGGCGTGACGCTCACCGGGCTCGACGCGGATCCCGTCGGCATGCCGGACGGAGTCGTCCGCGCGACCGGGCGGGATGCCCACGGCGCGCCCGTCGAGGTCACCGCGTCCCTCGTCGTCGGCGCGGACGGCACGCGCGGCCGGGTCCGCGGGCTCCTCGGGATCGGCATCGACGAGCGCCCCCTGCCCGACCGGTTCCTCATGGGCGACGCGCCCGACCGCACCGACGGCGGCGACGACGCCGTCGTCACCCTGCACCCGGACGGCGTCGTCGAGTCGTTCCCGCTGCCGGGCGGCCTGCGGCGCTTCGTCGTGGGGCTCCGCGCCGGGGAGGACGAGGGGCATCAGGCGTCGCTCCTCGCCCGCGCGGTGCGGCAGCGCACGGGGCACGTCGTGTCGGCCTCGGAGCTGGATCCGGTCAGCGGCTTCGGCGTGCGCCGGCGCCTCGCGCGCCGGATGGTCGCCGGGCGCGGCGTGCTGATCGGCGACGCGGCCCACGAGATCAGCCCGATCGGCGGGCAGGGGATGAACCTCGGCTGGCTCGACGCGGACGCCCTCGCGCCGATCCTCGTCGACGCCGTCCTCGCGCGCCGCGGAGTGCCGGATCCCGTGCGCCTCGCCCGCTGGGAGCGTGACCGGCTCTCCAGCGCGCGCCGCGCGGCTGTGCAGTCGGAGATCAACACGGCGCTCGGGCGTCCCGTCCGGGGGCTCACCCGCCTCGTGCGCGATGCGGGACTCCGCGCGGTGCTCGCCTCGCCCGCCGCGGCCGGTCTCGCCTCCGTCTACGCCATGGGCCGGGACACGGGCGCGCGGGTCAGGTGA
- a CDS encoding UbiA family prenyltransferase, whose protein sequence is MIRRLRLLALSSHPGPTATVTVLATVLAVALGYGPGRVVAVALAVLLGQLSIGLSNDWIDAERDRSVARADKPVARGEITVGQVRAAALVTAAACLVASAALGPAFLLAHVVLVGAGWAYNAGLKRTAVSVVPFVVAFGILPTVVALGAADPVPAAAWAMATGAVLGVSIHFTNVLPDLEDDARTGVRGLPHRLGRVPSGLVAFGALALGAIVVAVGPVLADPAHAVTPLAVAGLVVTLGIAAWGAVRVVTRPPGRLLFQLIMAASLLLVAQIALNATRLT, encoded by the coding sequence GTGATCCGCCGGCTCCGGCTCCTCGCCCTGTCCTCGCACCCGGGGCCGACGGCCACCGTCACGGTGCTGGCCACCGTGCTCGCCGTCGCGCTCGGCTACGGACCCGGGCGCGTCGTCGCGGTGGCGCTGGCCGTGCTCCTCGGTCAGCTGTCCATCGGGCTCTCCAACGACTGGATCGACGCCGAGCGCGACCGCAGCGTCGCGCGGGCGGACAAGCCCGTCGCGCGCGGCGAGATCACGGTCGGCCAGGTGCGGGCCGCCGCCCTCGTCACGGCTGCCGCGTGCCTCGTCGCGTCGGCCGCGCTCGGGCCGGCCTTCCTCCTCGCGCACGTCGTGCTCGTGGGCGCGGGCTGGGCCTACAACGCCGGGCTCAAGCGCACCGCGGTGAGCGTCGTGCCGTTCGTCGTGGCCTTCGGGATCCTGCCGACGGTGGTCGCCCTCGGCGCCGCGGATCCCGTGCCCGCGGCCGCGTGGGCGATGGCGACGGGCGCGGTGCTCGGTGTCTCCATCCACTTCACCAACGTGCTGCCCGACCTCGAGGACGACGCCCGCACGGGCGTCCGCGGACTGCCGCACCGGCTGGGGCGCGTGCCGTCGGGCCTCGTCGCCTTCGGGGCGCTCGCGCTCGGGGCGATCGTCGTCGCCGTCGGCCCGGTGCTCGCGGATCCGGCGCACGCGGTCACCCCGCTCGCGGTCGCGGGGCTCGTCGTCACGCTCGGCATCGCCGCGTGGGGTGCCGTGCGCGTCGTCACCCGGCCGCCGGGGCGCCTGCTGTTCCAGCTGATCATGGCGGCGTCGCTGCTGCTCGTCGCCCAGATCGCGCTGAACGCGACCCGCCTCACCTGA
- a CDS encoding GNAT family N-acetyltransferase, translating to MDLTISRVAWDDDDATSLRAAQRAELDLRYCGDTEPGAKPTAADMAAFLVARDADGTPVGCGGIRPLGDRGDGTPWAELKRMYVVPAVRGTGVATAVLRALEETARELGVVDLVLETGPEQPDAMRFYVREGWTEIPRFGAYADSEGSRCYALTLA from the coding sequence ATGGACCTCACCATCTCGCGGGTCGCGTGGGACGACGACGACGCGACGTCCCTCCGCGCCGCCCAGCGCGCCGAGCTCGACCTCCGCTACTGCGGCGACACGGAGCCGGGCGCGAAGCCGACGGCCGCCGACATGGCCGCATTCCTCGTCGCGCGCGACGCGGACGGGACGCCCGTCGGCTGCGGCGGGATCCGGCCGCTCGGCGACCGCGGCGACGGGACGCCGTGGGCGGAGCTCAAGCGCATGTACGTGGTACCTGCGGTCCGCGGCACGGGCGTCGCGACGGCCGTCCTCCGCGCGCTCGAGGAGACCGCCCGCGAGCTCGGCGTGGTCGACCTGGTGCTGGAGACCGGCCCGGAGCAGCCCGACGCGATGCGCTTCTACGTCCGCGAGGGCTGGACGGAGATCCCCCGGTTCGGCGCCTACGCCGACTCCGAGGGCTCCCGCTGCTACGCGCTGACGCTCGCGTGA
- a CDS encoding GNAT family N-acetyltransferase codes for MRIRPAEPRDIDDLLEIRNHAILTGTALWTEEPVDRAEREAWFRETTEAGDPILVAEVDGAFAGYGTYGPWRRMSGYRFSVEDSVYVRDGFQGQGIGRALVEAVVEHARSAGKRAVFADIEAGNRGSIRLHERLGFRQVGLLPGIGWKFGRPLDLAILHLPLVDDEASARQRVVAGR; via the coding sequence ATGAGGATCCGCCCCGCCGAGCCCCGTGACATCGACGACCTGCTGGAGATCCGCAACCACGCGATCCTCACCGGCACCGCCCTCTGGACGGAGGAGCCGGTCGACCGCGCCGAGCGCGAGGCCTGGTTCCGCGAGACGACGGAGGCGGGCGACCCGATCCTCGTCGCCGAGGTCGACGGGGCCTTCGCGGGCTACGGCACCTACGGGCCCTGGCGGCGAATGTCCGGCTACCGCTTCTCGGTGGAGGACTCGGTGTACGTGCGCGACGGGTTCCAGGGGCAGGGCATCGGCCGGGCGCTCGTCGAGGCGGTCGTGGAGCACGCACGATCGGCCGGGAAGCGCGCGGTCTTCGCGGACATCGAGGCCGGCAACCGGGGATCCATCCGGCTGCACGAGCGCCTGGGCTTCCGGCAGGTGGGGCTGCTGCCCGGGATCGGCTGGAAGTTCGGCCGCCCGCTCGACCTCGCGATCCTGCACCTGCCGCTCGTCGACGACGAGGCGTCCGCCCGGCAGAGGGTGGTCGCCGGCCGCTGA
- a CDS encoding cytochrome ubiquinol oxidase subunit I, protein MNDLLDPLLLSRWQFGLTTVYHFLFVPLTIGMAFVCALYQTAWVRTGKQHYLRLTRFFGKIFLINFAMGTVTGIVQEFQFGMNWSEYSRFVGDVFGAPLALEGLLAFFLEASFIGVWIFGWDKLPKGLHLASIWVVSAASILSAYFILAANAFMQNPVGYRIDEARGRAELTDIWALLTNKVALAAFPHTIFAAFMCAAAVIISVAAWHLSRNQHLETMMPAMKFGMWFMVVSGALTILSGDQLGLAMVQTQPMKMAAAEAHYDTSSGAAASFSLFTWGTPDGSSELFSIRIPYLLSFLSTHTLDGTVQGINDLQAQYVASYGPGDYTPTIWVTYWAFRWMMGFGMAAIGVAVAGLWSTRRGRRITRPWMWKVAIWAAPLPLLAMTVGWIFTEMGRQPWIVFSLLQTSSAVSPNVTGIQVLLSLVAFTVVYGSLAVVEFRLILKAAQKGPEAEQEPDPVTGEVVREASVY, encoded by the coding sequence GTGAACGACCTCCTCGACCCGCTGCTGCTCTCCCGCTGGCAGTTCGGCCTCACGACCGTCTACCACTTCCTCTTCGTGCCGCTCACGATCGGGATGGCGTTCGTCTGCGCGCTGTACCAGACGGCGTGGGTGCGCACCGGGAAGCAGCACTACCTGCGGCTCACGCGGTTCTTCGGGAAGATCTTCCTCATCAACTTCGCGATGGGCACGGTCACCGGGATCGTGCAGGAGTTCCAGTTCGGCATGAACTGGTCGGAGTACTCCCGCTTCGTGGGCGACGTGTTCGGCGCCCCGCTCGCGCTCGAGGGGCTCCTCGCGTTCTTCCTCGAGGCGTCGTTCATCGGCGTCTGGATCTTCGGCTGGGACAAGCTCCCGAAGGGGCTGCACCTCGCGTCGATCTGGGTGGTGTCCGCCGCGTCGATCCTGTCGGCGTACTTCATCCTCGCGGCCAACGCCTTCATGCAGAACCCGGTGGGCTACCGGATCGACGAGGCCCGGGGACGAGCCGAGCTCACCGACATCTGGGCGCTCCTCACCAACAAGGTCGCCCTCGCCGCGTTCCCGCACACGATCTTCGCGGCCTTCATGTGCGCGGCCGCCGTCATCATCTCGGTCGCCGCCTGGCACCTGTCCCGCAACCAGCACCTCGAGACGATGATGCCGGCCATGAAGTTCGGCATGTGGTTCATGGTGGTGTCCGGCGCGCTCACCATCCTCTCCGGCGACCAGCTCGGCCTCGCCATGGTGCAGACGCAGCCCATGAAGATGGCCGCCGCCGAGGCGCACTACGACACCTCGTCCGGCGCCGCCGCGTCGTTCTCGCTGTTCACCTGGGGCACGCCGGACGGGTCGAGCGAGCTGTTCTCCATCCGCATCCCGTACCTGCTGTCCTTCCTCTCCACGCACACGCTCGACGGCACGGTCCAGGGCATCAACGACCTGCAGGCGCAGTACGTCGCGAGCTACGGCCCCGGCGACTACACGCCCACCATCTGGGTCACCTACTGGGCGTTCCGCTGGATGATGGGCTTCGGAATGGCCGCCATCGGCGTCGCGGTCGCGGGCCTCTGGTCCACGCGCCGGGGCCGCCGCATCACGAGGCCGTGGATGTGGAAGGTCGCCATCTGGGCCGCCCCGCTGCCGCTGCTCGCGATGACGGTCGGCTGGATCTTCACGGAGATGGGCCGCCAGCCGTGGATCGTCTTCAGCCTGCTGCAGACCTCGTCCGCGGTCTCGCCGAACGTCACCGGGATCCAGGTGCTCCTCTCGCTCGTCGCGTTCACGGTCGTCTACGGGTCGCTCGCCGTGGTCGAGTTCCGCCTCATCCTGAAGGCCGCCCAGAAGGGGCCCGAGGCCGAGCAGGAGCCGGACCCGGTGACGGGCGAGGTCGTGCGGGAAGCGAGCGTGTACTGA